A DNA window from Parabacteroides johnsonii DSM 18315 contains the following coding sequences:
- a CDS encoding sugar phosphate isomerase/epimerase family protein — translation MKTKISLLLLSLLFVFSEMKAQDKITIGVIQYDLSDIDKSFKELHDQGFGSCELSYQKKVYTKDFAEKVKAASKKHNIKVTTVVGVPGSHCVWNFRQGPATIGLVPTEERAEKVAMYQDMIDFCQMAEIPAMHSHFGFIPEDPSSEQYKDFIKVMQDLANYAKQRGVMIYFETGQETPTTLIRAIKDIATGNVFVNCDLANLLMYGKANSLDAVKQFGSLIKEFHAKDGKYPDPNNPYELGAEVPIPTGEVNFPAVIAELKKQGFQGALTIECELNGARHDYVIKTREYLQGLLDN, via the coding sequence ATGAAAACAAAGATTTCTTTATTGCTTCTTTCTTTATTATTTGTGTTTTCCGAGATGAAAGCCCAGGATAAGATAACGATCGGTGTGATCCAGTATGACTTGAGCGATATTGACAAGAGTTTCAAAGAATTGCATGATCAGGGATTCGGCTCCTGCGAACTCAGTTATCAAAAGAAAGTGTACACGAAAGATTTTGCGGAAAAAGTAAAAGCTGCATCCAAGAAACATAATATAAAAGTGACAACGGTTGTCGGAGTACCCGGAAGCCATTGTGTTTGGAATTTCCGCCAAGGACCGGCAACGATCGGGTTGGTACCGACCGAGGAACGGGCTGAAAAAGTCGCTATGTATCAGGATATGATCGACTTTTGCCAGATGGCTGAGATTCCTGCCATGCACTCTCATTTCGGCTTTATACCCGAAGATCCCTCTTCTGAACAATATAAGGACTTTATCAAGGTCATGCAAGACTTGGCGAATTATGCCAAACAGCGTGGTGTGATGATCTATTTCGAGACCGGACAGGAAACGCCGACGACTTTGATCCGTGCCATTAAAGACATCGCAACGGGCAATGTGTTTGTCAATTGCGATCTGGCTAATTTATTGATGTACGGGAAAGCGAATTCTCTGGATGCCGTGAAACAGTTTGGCAGCCTAATCAAGGAATTCCATGCTAAAGACGGCAAATATCCGGACCCGAACAATCCGTATGAATTGGGAGCGGAAGTGCCCATTCCTACCGGAGAGGTGAATTTCCCGGCTGTCATAGCTGAACTAAAGAAGCAAGGATTTCAGGGAGCATTGACTATTGAATGTGAATTGAACGGTGCAAGACATGATTATGTGATAAAAACACGTGAATATCTGCAAGGATTATTAGATAATTAG
- a CDS encoding TonB-dependent receptor: MIKNASIATLAMFLSAASPAMATNVAHSLYVNLELALNQTTVGTVIRSISEQTGYEFSYDETLLNKKISKVFVNLKNEHIENVLQEVFKNTGISYKIVNNRVFLKDDTSKRNAHSEPIVTAIQQQKKKISGIIVDDTGLPVIGANIVLKGGAGVGTITNIDGEFTLEGIPDGATLLVSYIGYLDQEILVTKDKTTFQITLHEDTQKLDEVVVVGYGVQKKVNMTGSISNVKSEELSVIPNTNLSNSLAGRAPGATITGNSGLMGASSEIRMRGGFGDPLFVIDGVIRDKEAFDNLEPYEIDQMSFLKDAASASIYGSAAGNGVVLVTTKGGVKNQKPVFNYQGSYAFSKPTQELFADRWTAIDDLDYQNAVARFQGTKEPNGEAEYAYFRDNNINYNVNDYIWQNPWNTKHSLSVTGGSEKVQYYVMGSFLAEEGSYVSLENKKFSLRSNLTVELSKYIKMNVNLDANQSNDKRFYWPFSDDDDQAVYDLYRCTFNAMKTTPFYSNLDGTPSATITDYPIYQDYGSWQGWNPVDQVVGNRYLKTRRRNMNGIVSFDFNLDFITKGLSTKIMGSYIGHDYNRKRFMTFQKNYKFQQADPEGNRFLPAPLNLNEYNTFNFSQNYENLDYRAKQLWTEQFNWFVNYANTFGKHDVNAMVVFEQAANGGEWIQAKGEQPMANLDQMFNYSKDAERRWGDAEEYTGGRLSWIGRFNYTFDQKYIAEFSFRYDGNTLFPDGHRWGFFPSVSAAWRLSEESFMENTTDWLSNLKLRASYGTTGNDLDLSKDPIDKITAFSYLQKYNTGGTYVFGSNLANTIVAGDTPNPTLTWATSTTYNGGLDFGFFNNRLSGTLDVFYRKEVDILGPRTVTLPSTYGQALAPENYAERSWRGGELALTWMDKAANGAIDYSAYVNLGFARDRWDVLDVSATYQEGGNLYALSPLGKADGILTGLIADHLLTDPAEVEALKAQGFKQYGRDPYLGGILYKDTRGDGYTEGPDGRIDGNDAYNLLSENGTPRINYGFGGNIKWKGITIDVHFQGVGKYDRFVGGVDGGFYQHGGAVRPYFPIWTSDKVYDPELNPNGVYPRIVGNSWYESGAGNTSFWMRNGAYLRLKNLNIGYDLPKSILRPLGITYAQVFANATNLFCISDVTEFLDPEQKYYDSYPLMRTFSFGLNFSF; this comes from the coding sequence ATGATTAAAAATGCTTCAATTGCGACATTAGCAATGTTTTTGTCAGCCGCATCGCCCGCTATGGCGACAAACGTTGCGCATTCTTTGTATGTGAATCTGGAACTGGCTTTAAATCAGACGACAGTCGGTACCGTCATACGAAGTATTAGTGAACAAACCGGGTATGAATTTTCTTATGATGAAACATTATTAAATAAGAAAATCTCCAAAGTTTTTGTTAATCTTAAAAATGAACATATCGAAAATGTTCTGCAAGAGGTATTTAAGAATACAGGTATCTCTTATAAGATTGTAAATAACCGTGTATTCTTGAAGGATGATACTTCTAAAAGAAATGCCCATTCTGAACCTATTGTGACGGCAATCCAACAGCAGAAGAAAAAAATCTCGGGTATTATCGTCGACGATACCGGTTTACCGGTTATTGGCGCGAATATTGTACTGAAAGGTGGGGCAGGAGTCGGTACGATAACGAATATAGACGGGGAATTTACATTGGAAGGAATTCCGGATGGAGCTACTTTGCTCGTCTCTTATATCGGATATTTGGACCAGGAAATATTAGTGACGAAAGATAAAACTACGTTCCAAATCACCTTACATGAAGATACACAGAAATTGGATGAAGTTGTTGTGGTTGGATACGGTGTGCAGAAAAAGGTAAATATGACAGGGTCCATTTCGAATGTGAAGTCGGAAGAACTGTCGGTCATTCCTAATACTAACTTGTCCAATTCATTGGCCGGACGTGCTCCTGGAGCAACTATTACCGGTAATTCCGGGCTGATGGGAGCTTCTTCTGAGATTCGTATGCGTGGCGGGTTCGGCGATCCGCTGTTTGTTATCGATGGAGTAATACGCGACAAAGAAGCTTTTGATAATTTGGAACCGTATGAAATCGATCAGATGAGCTTCCTGAAAGATGCTGCGTCAGCTTCTATTTATGGATCGGCAGCCGGTAATGGCGTTGTGTTGGTAACGACAAAAGGGGGTGTTAAAAATCAGAAACCTGTGTTTAATTATCAGGGATCCTATGCTTTCAGCAAACCGACTCAAGAACTGTTTGCGGATAGATGGACGGCCATCGATGATTTGGATTACCAAAATGCAGTAGCCCGTTTCCAAGGCACGAAAGAGCCGAACGGAGAGGCGGAATATGCTTACTTCCGTGACAACAACATCAATTATAATGTAAACGATTATATCTGGCAGAATCCTTGGAACACAAAACATTCTTTGAGTGTGACAGGCGGAAGCGAGAAAGTTCAATATTATGTTATGGGATCTTTCTTGGCAGAAGAAGGTTCTTATGTATCGTTGGAAAATAAGAAATTTTCTTTGCGTTCGAATTTAACGGTGGAGTTGAGCAAATATATTAAAATGAATGTCAATTTGGATGCGAATCAGTCGAATGACAAGCGTTTCTATTGGCCGTTCTCGGATGATGACGACCAGGCTGTGTATGATTTGTACCGTTGTACGTTCAACGCGATGAAGACAACTCCGTTCTATTCTAATTTGGACGGGACACCTTCTGCCACAATTACTGATTACCCGATTTATCAGGATTATGGTTCATGGCAAGGATGGAATCCTGTAGACCAGGTTGTTGGCAACCGTTATCTGAAGACTCGTCGGCGCAATATGAATGGGATCGTTTCGTTCGATTTCAACTTGGATTTCATTACGAAAGGTTTGAGCACGAAGATTATGGGCAGCTATATTGGGCATGACTATAACCGGAAACGTTTCATGACTTTCCAAAAGAACTACAAATTCCAGCAGGCAGATCCTGAAGGCAATCGTTTCTTGCCGGCCCCTCTGAACTTGAATGAATACAACACGTTCAATTTCTCCCAGAATTATGAGAACTTGGATTACCGGGCTAAACAGTTGTGGACTGAACAATTCAACTGGTTTGTGAACTATGCCAATACGTTCGGCAAACATGATGTCAATGCAATGGTTGTATTCGAACAGGCTGCTAACGGGGGCGAATGGATACAGGCCAAAGGAGAACAACCGATGGCCAACTTGGACCAGATGTTCAATTATTCGAAAGATGCCGAACGTCGTTGGGGCGACGCAGAAGAATATACCGGTGGACGTCTTTCTTGGATCGGTCGTTTTAACTATACGTTCGATCAGAAGTATATAGCCGAGTTTTCTTTCCGTTATGATGGCAATACGTTGTTTCCAGATGGACATCGTTGGGGATTTTTCCCTTCTGTTTCGGCAGCATGGCGTCTGAGCGAAGAATCGTTTATGGAAAACACGACCGACTGGCTGAGTAACTTGAAGTTGCGTGCTTCGTATGGTACGACCGGTAATGACTTGGATCTAAGTAAGGACCCGATCGACAAGATTACGGCTTTTTCTTATTTGCAGAAGTACAATACGGGTGGAACGTATGTTTTTGGCAGCAATCTGGCCAATACGATCGTGGCTGGCGATACTCCTAATCCGACACTGACTTGGGCGACTTCCACCACTTATAACGGAGGGCTGGATTTCGGTTTCTTCAACAATCGGTTGTCCGGAACGTTGGATGTTTTCTACCGGAAAGAGGTGGATATCCTTGGCCCGCGTACGGTGACGCTTCCGAGCACGTATGGCCAGGCGTTGGCTCCTGAAAACTATGCCGAGCGTTCTTGGCGAGGAGGTGAGTTGGCTTTGACTTGGATGGACAAGGCGGCCAACGGAGCGATTGATTATTCGGCTTATGTAAACTTGGGTTTTGCTCGTGACCGTTGGGATGTCTTGGATGTTTCGGCTACTTATCAGGAAGGAGGAAATTTGTATGCCCTGTCGCCGTTAGGTAAGGCTGACGGTATATTGACCGGTCTGATTGCGGATCATTTATTGACGGATCCAGCTGAAGTTGAAGCATTGAAAGCTCAAGGTTTCAAACAATATGGACGTGATCCGTATCTGGGTGGTATTCTGTATAAGGATACACGTGGTGACGGGTATACAGAAGGTCCCGATGGGCGTATCGATGGCAATGATGCATATAATTTGTTGAGTGAAAACGGTACGCCACGAATCAATTATGGTTTTGGAGGGAATATTAAATGGAAAGGTATTACGATAGATGTGCATTTCCAAGGTGTTGGCAAGTATGATCGTTTTGTTGGTGGTGTTGATGGCGGTTTCTATCAGCATGGTGGTGCTGTCCGTCCTTATTTTCCGATTTGGACGAGTGATAAAGTGTACGACCCTGAGTTGAATCCGAATGGTGTTTACCCGCGTATCGTAGGTAACAGCTGGTATGAATCAGGAGCAGGAAATACCAGTTTTTGGATGCGTAACGGCGCTTATCTTCGTTTGAAGAATTTGAATATCGGTTATGATTTGCCGAAGAGTATCCTTCGGCCATTAGGTATCACGTATGCACAGGTATTTGCTAATGCGACTAACTTGTTCTGCATTTCAGATGTAACAGAATTTTTGGATCCGGAGCAGAAGTATTATGATTCCTATCCGTTGATGCGGACATTCTCTTTCGGTCTTAATTTCTCATTCTAA
- a CDS encoding RagB/SusD family nutrient uptake outer membrane protein — protein sequence MKMKKIKYAVISAAFVLGGMTTSCDTLDIENLNSYDESMVWHDANLATAYVNNLYSECFGNWEASADGNSEQVTGMPWYLGTITETGSAYKKWEYTKIRHINEAIKRLEEGLLDSETANSLLGQAYFMRAYMYYWMVLHHGGVPYIKVPQDKDTDDLYVKRNSTPECFQFMIEDLDHAITLLPEKIAGSSADYGRIDQCFAKAWKAKTLLLKASPQFNPSNPYGNAYWEEAYVAAKEAYDFCVAKGIALTPDYADIWIQEQGPEVVFPVVNSNPNKTSAWEYTTRPASVSRDKSYSNPTWEFVKSFPMLDGKRYDDPSGKYYVADEQALLKSFWQNRDPRFNNVCLYNGREYPVAGKHADYRQYNALGVSSPDDQYGVNPNAHTNAVNNDIFSGFYIYKAADLSLTQDKVMTYDIDYILMRFAEVMFIYAEAANETGHSEAAVEMLKQIRQRAGIEVGNDGLYGLKVGNREEIRQAILDERNIELCFEGHRFWDLRRTRNMMKLAGWTKHGLEAIAINPDGTDMDLNTARTKINNNELTTGDFRYVVHQVPYTEAAEREFVIEESFYFFPIQKVNLDENPNLEQNNNWGGTFNPTME from the coding sequence ATGAAAATGAAAAAAATCAAATATGCCGTAATAAGTGCAGCCTTCGTATTGGGAGGAATGACAACCAGTTGCGATACGTTGGATATCGAGAATTTGAACAGCTACGACGAGTCGATGGTCTGGCATGATGCCAACCTGGCAACGGCTTATGTCAACAATCTTTATTCGGAATGTTTTGGCAATTGGGAGGCAAGTGCTGACGGTAATTCGGAGCAAGTGACTGGTATGCCTTGGTATTTAGGGACTATCACGGAAACCGGCAGCGCTTATAAAAAGTGGGAATATACGAAAATCCGTCATATCAACGAAGCGATAAAACGTTTGGAAGAAGGATTGCTGGATAGTGAAACCGCCAATAGTTTGTTGGGGCAGGCTTATTTCATGCGTGCCTATATGTACTATTGGATGGTTTTGCATCATGGCGGTGTCCCGTATATAAAGGTTCCGCAAGACAAAGATACGGATGATTTATATGTAAAACGTAATTCTACTCCGGAGTGTTTCCAATTTATGATTGAAGATTTGGATCATGCCATCACATTGTTGCCGGAGAAGATCGCTGGAAGTTCAGCTGATTACGGACGTATCGACCAGTGTTTTGCCAAAGCATGGAAAGCTAAAACGCTCTTGTTGAAAGCTTCTCCGCAGTTCAATCCGAGTAATCCATACGGCAATGCTTATTGGGAAGAAGCCTATGTGGCAGCAAAAGAAGCGTATGATTTTTGTGTGGCCAAAGGTATAGCTTTGACTCCGGATTATGCGGATATTTGGATACAGGAACAAGGGCCGGAAGTCGTTTTCCCGGTGGTAAACTCGAATCCAAATAAAACTTCAGCTTGGGAGTACACGACCCGCCCGGCTTCCGTTAGCCGTGACAAATCTTACAGTAATCCGACCTGGGAGTTTGTAAAAAGCTTTCCTATGTTGGATGGAAAACGGTATGATGATCCGAGCGGCAAATATTATGTTGCTGATGAACAGGCTTTGCTGAAATCTTTCTGGCAGAATCGTGATCCTCGCTTCAATAATGTCTGTTTATATAATGGCCGGGAATATCCGGTGGCCGGAAAACATGCAGACTACAGGCAATATAATGCGCTGGGAGTCAGTAGTCCGGATGATCAGTACGGTGTAAATCCGAATGCGCATACGAATGCTGTGAATAATGACATTTTCTCCGGCTTTTATATTTATAAAGCGGCCGATTTGTCATTAACTCAAGATAAGGTGATGACATATGACATCGATTACATCCTGATGCGTTTTGCCGAAGTGATGTTTATCTATGCTGAAGCAGCTAATGAGACCGGACATTCGGAAGCCGCTGTCGAAATGTTGAAGCAGATTCGCCAACGTGCCGGAATCGAGGTTGGGAACGATGGACTTTACGGATTGAAAGTCGGAAATCGTGAAGAGATCCGTCAGGCTATTTTGGATGAACGCAACATCGAACTGTGTTTCGAAGGCCACCGTTTTTGGGACTTGCGCCGTACGCGTAACATGATGAAGTTGGCAGGTTGGACTAAGCATGGACTTGAAGCGATCGCTATTAATCCGGATGGTACGGATATGGATTTGAATACAGCCAGAACCAAAATCAATAACAATGAGTTGACTACCGGTGATTTTCGTTACGTGGTTCATCAAGTCCCTTACACGGAAGCGGCGGAAAGAGAATTTGTAATTGAAGAATCATTCTATTTCTTCCCGATCCAGAAAGTCAATCTTGATGAAAATCCGAATCTCGAACAAAACAACAATTGGGGCGGAACTTTTAATCCGACAATGGAATAA